From a single Nicotiana tomentosiformis chromosome 2, ASM39032v3, whole genome shotgun sequence genomic region:
- the LOC138905658 gene encoding uncharacterized protein: MKVQADKRKTDRSYQVGDWVFIKLQPYMQLSLNNHSYQKLSAKFFDLFQIIAKVGQVAYNLALPLHYKIHPTFYVSLLEKKLGAHIASVTLPVIHSDSGHVLLEPEVILDRRLAKKHDKAITQVLVKWMNAAPEDITWDDLQDFKLKFPFLNP, from the coding sequence ATGAAAGTACAAGCAGACAAACGCAAAACTGATAGAAGCTATCAAGTTGGTGATTGGGTCTTCATCAAGTTACAACCTTACATGCAGCTCTCCTTAAATAATCATTCTTATCAGAAATTATCTGCTAAGTTCTTTGAcctcttccaaatcattgccaaGGTGGGACAGGTGGCTTACAATTTAGCTCTACCTCTACACTATAAGATCCACCCAACTTTCTATGTTTCACTGCTCGAGAAAAAGTTGGGGGCTCACATTGCGTCCGTGACATTGCCTGTGATCCATTCTGACTCAGGACATGTCCTACTAGAACCTGAAGTAATATTGGATAGGAGGCTGGCCAAGAAGCATGACAAGGCAATAACACAAGTCCTTGTCAAATGGATGAATGCTGCACCAGAGGACATCACTTGGGATGATCTACAAGATTTTAAGCTCAAGTTTCCATTTTTGAATCCTTGA
- the LOC138905659 gene encoding uncharacterized protein, whose amino-acid sequence MEERRSKGLCFNFDEKYTPGHICKKRRQFFSMEVDECIGPVDLEEEVMLDPTKLLTMIAHGLETDPEWSILPHAFVHAMNDIHDFRTMIVTVSIKEKAVHVLVNTGSTHNCFDLKTSKRLGCSLTAISPFTVSVAMKLKMEFTIMGQKISLRGIQPPTAKLIQSGKIDKLLAKPAELCMISLGIITEESIEEDASLFSLESQLETQREPADLQLVLQKYGDLFEEPSKLPYFRMHDHRIFLKEGTSPINKRPYRYPTIQRNEIEKMVDEILASSVIRHSTSRYSSPIVMENFIRNSATTHAVEDLKKPLTTTPVLALPDFNKEFVVETNASGSGIGAVLDQDSRPITFFSKGLSEKNEALSDYKRVLLALKIIIPIQQKWKIKLLGYDYTISYKKGNDNIETDALSKKGDPIELFSISGVFSKLLEAVMHSWIQYLVLQKLVQTLQSSVCHKPHYLLQGGILNRKGRMMVGADLELRKRLLSFYHDNAIGGHSGITASLNKLKQDFYWKKMK is encoded by the exons ATGGAGGAGAGGAGGAGTAAAGGATTATGTTTTAACTTTGATGAGAAGTACACTCCAGGCCACATCTGCAAGAAGAGAAGGCAATTCTTTTCCATGGAAGTGGATGAGTGTATTGGACCAGTAGATTTGGAGGAAGAAGTGATGTTGGATCCTACAAAATTACTAACCATGATAGCACATGGTTTAGAAACTGATCCTGAATGGTCCATCCTACCTCATGCATTTGTACATGCTATGAATGATATTCATGATTTTAGAACCATGATAGTGACAGTCTCTATTAAAGAAAAAGCAGTACATGTACTTGTTAATACTGGTAGCACACATAATTGTTTTGATCTCAAAACTTCCAAGAGATTAGGATGTTCTTTGACTGCCATCTCACCATTTACAGTTTCAGTAGCTAT GAAGCTCAAGATGGAGTTCACTATCATGGGCCAAAAGATATCATTGAGGGGCATCCAGCCTCCTACTGCTAAGCTAATCCAATCTGGAAAAATAGATAAGTTGCTAGCTAAACCTGCAGAGCTATGTATGATATCATTAGGCATTATAACAGAAGAATCAATAGAGGAAGATGCCAGCTTGTTCTCTTTGGAATCTCAGCTGGAGACTCAACGTGAACCTGCAGATCTGCAGCTGGTACTACAGAAATATGGTGATCTATTTGAAGAGCCGAGCAAACTTCCTTATTTTAGGATGCATGATCATAGGATTTTCTTGAAGGAAGGTACTTCTCCAATCAACAAGAGACCTTATAGGTATCCAACTATTCAGAGGAATGAAATAGAGAAAATGGTGGATGAGATATTAGCCTCTAGTGTAATCAGACATAGCACCAGTCGTTATTCCTCACCAATTGTGATG GAGAATTTCATCCGGAACTCTGCTACCACTCATGCAGTTGAAGACTTGAAAAAGCCACTCACTACAACACCTGTTCTAGCACTACCTGATTTCAACAAAGAGTTTGTAGTAGAAACTAATGCTTCTGGTTCTGGAATTGGAGCAGTATTAGATCAAGATAGCAGGCCTATAACTTTCTTCAGCAAAGGCTTATCAGAGAAAAATGAGGCACTATCAGACTATAAGAGGGTGTTGCTAGCATTG AAAATTATCATTCCCATCCAACAAAAATGGAAAATCAAACTATTAGGTTATGATTACACCATCTCTTACAAAAAGGGCAATGACAACATTGAAACTGATGCTCTTTCCAAGAAGGGGGATCCAATTGAACTATTCAGTATCTCTGGTGTCTTTTCTAAACTTTTGGAAGCAGTTATGCATAGCTGGATACAATATCTAGTACTCCAAAAGCTAGTTCAAACGCTGCAATCTAGTGTCTGTCATAAACCTCACTACTTGCTTCAAGGTGGCATCCTTAACAGGAAAGGGAGAATGATGGTTGGTGCAGATCTTGAGCTGAGGAAAAGATTATTGTCATTCTATCATGACAATGCTATTGGAGGACACTCTGGTATCACAGCTTCCCTCAACAAATTAAAACAAGATTTCTACTGGAAAAAGATGAAGTAG